One Campylobacterota bacterium DNA segment encodes these proteins:
- a CDS encoding hemolysin family protein: protein MLVAALFLVLLNGFFVLSEFAIVKVRRSKLEEMAKHGKPNASLALKMSNSLDTYLSATQLGITLSSLALGWIGEPALARLIEPTFNHFFGDNPVLLHTVSFAIAFTVITFLHVVFGELVPKSVAIAKAETMALIIARPLYLFWILFYPLIRFFDIVAAFFLKRIGIAPSSEHEMAHSEEEIRIIVNESFKGGYIDSVESEIIKNAVDFSETVAKEIMTPRKDMVCINSEKSFEENVALITTTRYTRYPYCHGGKDNISGMIHTRDLLNNALKQQIVDMSQFVRPIIMVPENASVADILSKMNKERIHIALVVDEYGGTSGLLTMEDILEEIVGDTSDEHDSKNEMIRQIDEHTFEFDGMVNLEKVEEILGIDFDEAEHSVTIGGRVFNLIGRLPEVGDFVEDGMYSYEILEINNKRIKKLLCKKIA, encoded by the coding sequence ATGCTTGTTGCAGCACTGTTTTTAGTTCTACTTAACGGTTTTTTTGTCCTCTCCGAGTTTGCCATTGTCAAAGTAAGACGAAGTAAACTTGAAGAGATGGCCAAACACGGAAAACCAAACGCTTCGCTCGCGCTTAAAATGTCCAATTCGCTCGACACCTACCTGAGCGCTACCCAACTGGGAATCACCCTTTCGTCGCTCGCATTGGGGTGGATCGGGGAGCCGGCATTGGCAAGGCTGATAGAGCCGACGTTCAATCACTTTTTCGGTGACAACCCGGTTTTGTTGCATACCGTCAGTTTCGCAATCGCGTTTACCGTCATTACCTTTTTACACGTCGTATTCGGAGAACTGGTCCCGAAATCGGTCGCGATCGCCAAAGCCGAAACAATGGCGCTGATTATCGCCAGACCGCTGTATCTTTTCTGGATACTGTTTTATCCGTTGATCCGCTTTTTCGATATCGTCGCCGCTTTTTTTCTGAAAAGAATCGGCATCGCCCCTTCATCCGAACATGAAATGGCACATTCCGAAGAAGAAATCCGCATCATCGTCAATGAGAGTTTCAAAGGGGGGTATATCGATTCGGTAGAGAGCGAAATCATCAAAAACGCGGTCGACTTTTCCGAAACCGTCGCCAAAGAGATCATGACCCCCCGAAAAGATATGGTGTGCATCAATTCCGAAAAGTCATTCGAGGAGAACGTAGCCCTTATCACGACGACACGCTATACCCGCTATCCGTACTGTCACGGCGGCAAGGACAATATCAGCGGCATGATCCACACACGCGATTTGCTCAACAACGCCCTGAAACAGCAGATCGTCGATATGTCGCAGTTTGTCCGGCCCATTATCATGGTCCCCGAAAACGCTTCGGTCGCCGACATCCTCAGCAAAATGAACAAAGAACGGATCCATATCGCACTGGTCGTCGACGAGTACGGCGGAACGTCGGGATTGTTGACGATGGAAGATATTCTCGAAGAGATCGTCGGCGATACGAGCGACGAACATGATTCGAAAAACGAAATGATCCGCCAGATCGATGAGCATACCTTCGAGTTTGACGGCATGGTCAATCTCGAAAAGGTCGAAGAGATTTTGGGGATCGATTTTGATGAAGCGGAACACTCCGTCACCATCGGAGGACGGGTTTTCAATCTGATCGGACGCCTGCCCGAAGTCGGCGATTTTGTGGAGGACGGCATGTACTCCTATGAAATTTTGGAGATCAACAATAAACGGATCAAAAAACTTCTTTGCAAAAAAATCGCTTAG
- a CDS encoding EAL domain-containing protein gives MNRLKLHFSRYSFYVILGVIIVSTVVTVMSVHAAYSYRTIKNGKIADMQENSRLTVAALHKNVAGMMAAYAVNDYETLLRNEMDRRDNYAVIVEDYNMGKILGKESYRTGQIRDNAWNAIDFDPDNPEHLKALSDAYSSESHDVLTPQGKKIGTITVYLSDRTLNEAFRRLIVDTLINTLVISVFLIVLLFITIRLFVLKPLSDIISTIDEGNAQGIPLKPVPGEGSREIFALADKMNRMIDTIKNSQKALQHQATHDTLTGLANRTLFDDRLEQGILKAKRNHTRLALLFIDLDHFKEINDSMGHKVGDKALKIVTRRLEKTIREEDTLARLGGDEFTVILEGIHEPQDASLLAEKILKALSEPMTIENRVFYSGCSIGISLYPDNGDLPDDLLKYADAAMYNAKNEGRNTFQYYSTEMTERALERVVMETNLREGLKKGEFVVHYQPQVDGRNGTVIGMEALVRWQSPEYGLVSPAKFIPIAESSGLIVELDRHVMKTAMIQIESWYSAGFNPGVMAMNLAAKQLQQKDFFDYLENLIAETGCRPEWIELEVTESQIMIHPEEAIRILSRLSDIGVQLAVDDFGTGYSSLSYLKKFPINKLKIDRTFVQDLPHDEEDAAITKAIVALARNLNLSVLAEGVETVEQQAFLIENGCDRIQGYLYSKPLPAKEIEALLSKTLG, from the coding sequence ATGAACCGGCTGAAACTCCATTTTTCCCGTTATTCGTTCTACGTGATTTTGGGCGTTATCATCGTCTCCACCGTCGTCACCGTGATGTCGGTCCACGCAGCCTACAGTTACCGAACCATCAAAAACGGCAAAATCGCCGACATGCAGGAAAATTCGCGCCTCACCGTCGCCGCGCTGCACAAAAACGTCGCCGGGATGATGGCCGCTTACGCCGTCAACGACTACGAAACGCTGCTTCGGAACGAAATGGACCGCCGTGACAACTACGCGGTGATCGTCGAAGACTACAATATGGGAAAAATCCTCGGAAAGGAGAGTTATCGGACGGGCCAGATCCGCGACAACGCATGGAATGCGATCGATTTCGATCCCGACAATCCCGAACACCTCAAAGCCCTATCCGATGCCTATTCCTCGGAAAGCCACGATGTCCTGACCCCGCAGGGCAAAAAAATCGGGACCATCACCGTCTATCTCTCCGACCGTACACTTAACGAAGCATTCCGCCGGCTCATCGTCGATACACTCATCAATACCCTCGTCATTTCGGTTTTTTTGATCGTCCTGCTGTTTATTACGATCCGCCTTTTCGTTCTTAAACCCCTTTCAGACATCATCTCAACGATCGATGAGGGGAACGCACAGGGTATCCCGCTCAAACCCGTCCCCGGAGAAGGATCCCGTGAAATTTTCGCCCTCGCGGACAAAATGAACCGGATGATCGATACCATCAAAAATTCCCAAAAGGCGCTGCAGCATCAGGCAACCCACGATACCCTCACGGGACTTGCCAACCGCACCCTGTTCGACGACCGTCTCGAACAGGGGATACTCAAGGCCAAACGCAACCATACACGGCTCGCCCTGCTCTTCATTGACCTGGACCATTTCAAAGAGATCAACGACTCGATGGGGCACAAGGTCGGGGACAAAGCGCTCAAAATCGTCACCCGCAGGCTTGAAAAAACAATCCGCGAAGAAGACACCCTGGCACGGCTGGGGGGAGACGAATTCACCGTCATTCTCGAAGGGATACACGAACCCCAGGACGCGTCGCTGCTGGCCGAAAAAATTCTAAAAGCCCTCTCCGAGCCGATGACGATCGAGAACCGTGTTTTCTACAGCGGCTGCAGCATCGGCATCAGCCTCTATCCCGACAACGGCGATTTGCCCGACGACCTGCTCAAATACGCCGATGCGGCGATGTACAACGCCAAAAATGAAGGGCGCAATACGTTCCAGTACTACAGCACCGAAATGACCGAACGTGCGCTTGAGCGCGTCGTGATGGAGACCAACCTCCGCGAAGGGCTTAAAAAGGGGGAATTCGTCGTCCACTACCAGCCTCAGGTTGACGGCCGCAACGGCACGGTCATCGGCATGGAGGCGCTGGTACGGTGGCAAAGCCCCGAATACGGGCTCGTATCTCCGGCCAAATTCATCCCCATCGCCGAATCGAGCGGCCTGATCGTCGAGCTGGACCGTCACGTGATGAAAACGGCGATGATTCAGATAGAAAGCTGGTATTCGGCAGGCTTCAATCCGGGTGTCATGGCGATGAACCTGGCGGCCAAACAGCTCCAGCAAAAGGACTTTTTCGATTATCTCGAAAACCTGATTGCCGAAACGGGGTGCAGACCCGAATGGATCGAGCTCGAAGTGACCGAAAGCCAGATTATGATCCATCCCGAAGAAGCGATCCGGATCCTCTCCCGACTCAGCGACATCGGGGTGCAACTGGCGGTAGACGATTTCGGAACGGGGTATTCGTCCCTCTCCTATCTCAAAAAATTTCCGATCAACAAACTCAAAATCGACCGTACCTTTGTTCAGGACCTGCCGCACGACGAAGAAGATGCCGCGATCACCAAAGCGATCGTCGCCCTTGCGCGCAACCTGAACCTTTCGGTCCTTGCCGAAGGGGTTGAAACCGTCGAGCAGCAGGCATTCTTGATCGAAAACGGATGCGACCGTATCCAGGGATACCTCTATTCCAAACCGCTCCCTGCCAAGGAGATCGAAGCGCTTCTTTCAAAGACGTTAGGGTAA
- a CDS encoding EAL domain-containing protein codes for MSLFILSFLYFWKYSAQKIDELQTIRVQEFQATFGELLDLRGDKLQTMNYDYSYWDELVSFVESKNHRWAEVNLKEPMQVNHIDYCIVYDTRGQAVHYNQSSTVLPDLRNKLPLETITAALPLFSYYFIVEKGHLIQVFSSPIQPSSDFMRQSPPKGYFVIAKVWTPHYIADLAKITRQNVELAKTGETYDFLYPLASHDGKAVAHLGVKLNSATGEIVDSIFKTQLVFILGTGIVFVVLLSLFLVHFVTRPLRQVTESIRTKDPRMLGHLPSQQDELGNIGRAVNDYFTNTAVLENYKTVIDLGYIVSKTNHEGYITYTNKAFETVSGFSAAELIGNKHSITKHPDLPREFYTRMWSTLLNGDVYIGIIKNRAKDGSTYYLRSVIAPIYSPARESVEYISIAIDVTELFIRMEQIARQTTDSLTGLPNRQQLTEDLACEGIQSLALLNIKRFRAINESYGYETGDMLLRQFAHKLSTLVSAAKIYRVSGDEFALLFDEGSENDVRSELGRIINHLESEPFELAGTSLNVDLLVAYARSESNLRMKCDMALHYAKVNHLSFIDFNRNVEIENELKQAKETTALIQHAIKHQRIIAFGQKIFNTRDNSFKIETLMRLVTPSGEILSPYRFLEQSKIAGLYEKMTLQMLACVFDYFKDNRAVFSVNLTFEDIVNNDVTAFFFNSIEKYALQGRIIIELVETEQIDAAHSETGRFIERAKESGCRISIDDFGSGYSNFNYLVSIGVDYLKIDGSLIRNIDTDPNAFITVKAIVSLAQAMGIEIVAEFVHSQSVMEKVVSLGIEFMQGYHLHEPEPLETLIL; via the coding sequence TTGTCGCTTTTTATCCTCTCGTTTCTCTATTTCTGGAAATACAGCGCCCAAAAAATCGACGAACTTCAAACTATCCGCGTACAGGAATTCCAGGCAACCTTCGGCGAACTGCTCGACCTTCGCGGGGATAAGTTGCAAACCATGAATTACGACTACTCCTATTGGGACGAGCTGGTTTCGTTCGTGGAGAGCAAAAACCACCGCTGGGCCGAGGTCAACCTCAAAGAGCCGATGCAGGTCAATCACATCGACTACTGCATCGTTTACGACACCCGTGGTCAGGCCGTCCATTACAACCAGTCCTCGACAGTCCTCCCCGACCTGAGAAACAAGCTTCCTCTTGAGACTATAACCGCTGCCCTGCCACTGTTTTCGTACTATTTCATTGTTGAAAAAGGCCATCTGATCCAGGTCTTCTCGTCCCCCATCCAGCCCTCTTCGGATTTTATGCGCCAGTCGCCTCCGAAAGGGTATTTCGTCATTGCCAAAGTCTGGACCCCGCACTACATCGCCGATCTGGCCAAAATAACCAGGCAAAACGTCGAGCTGGCCAAAACGGGCGAAACCTACGACTTCCTTTATCCGCTGGCCTCGCATGATGGAAAGGCGGTTGCCCACCTGGGCGTGAAACTCAACAGCGCGACGGGTGAAATCGTCGATTCGATTTTTAAAACGCAGCTTGTCTTTATCCTTGGAACCGGAATCGTTTTCGTCGTACTCCTGTCACTTTTCCTGGTCCACTTCGTCACAAGACCGCTGCGTCAGGTAACCGAATCGATCCGTACCAAAGACCCGCGTATGCTCGGCCATCTCCCCTCACAGCAAGACGAGCTGGGCAATATTGGGCGGGCGGTGAACGATTATTTTACGAATACGGCGGTGCTCGAAAACTACAAAACGGTCATCGACCTGGGGTACATCGTCTCGAAAACCAACCATGAAGGCTACATTACCTATACCAACAAAGCCTTTGAAACCGTCAGCGGCTTCTCGGCCGCCGAACTGATCGGAAACAAGCACAGCATTACGAAACACCCCGATTTGCCGCGTGAATTTTACACCCGGATGTGGTCGACACTCTTAAACGGCGACGTGTACATCGGCATCATCAAAAACAGGGCCAAAGACGGCAGTACCTATTACCTGCGCTCGGTCATCGCTCCCATCTACTCCCCGGCCCGCGAATCGGTGGAATACATCTCGATCGCCATCGACGTCACCGAGCTGTTTATCCGGATGGAACAGATCGCCCGCCAGACGACCGATTCCCTTACGGGGCTTCCGAACCGCCAGCAACTCACCGAAGACCTCGCCTGCGAAGGGATACAGTCTCTTGCGTTGTTGAACATCAAACGTTTCCGCGCGATCAACGAATCCTACGGTTATGAGACGGGAGATATGCTACTGCGCCAGTTTGCCCATAAGCTCAGCACGCTGGTCTCCGCCGCGAAAATCTACCGGGTGTCGGGAGACGAATTCGCCCTTTTGTTTGATGAGGGTTCTGAAAATGACGTCCGTTCGGAACTGGGACGCATCATCAACCACCTCGAAAGCGAACCGTTCGAGCTCGCCGGCACCAGCCTGAACGTCGACCTGCTCGTCGCCTATGCCCGCAGCGAAAGCAACCTGCGGATGAAATGCGATATGGCGTTGCATTACGCCAAAGTCAACCATCTCTCTTTTATCGACTTCAACCGCAACGTCGAGATTGAAAACGAACTCAAACAGGCCAAAGAGACGACCGCCTTGATACAGCACGCGATCAAGCATCAACGGATCATCGCTTTCGGACAGAAAATTTTCAATACCCGCGACAACAGTTTCAAAATTGAAACGCTCATGCGCCTCGTCACCCCGTCGGGCGAAATTTTAAGCCCCTACCGGTTTCTCGAGCAATCCAAAATTGCCGGACTGTACGAAAAAATGACGCTGCAGATGCTCGCGTGCGTCTTCGACTATTTCAAAGACAATCGGGCCGTTTTTTCGGTGAATCTCACGTTTGAGGATATCGTCAACAACGACGTTACCGCGTTTTTTTTCAACTCGATCGAAAAATACGCGCTGCAGGGAAGAATCATCATCGAGCTGGTGGAAACCGAACAAATCGACGCGGCGCACAGTGAAACCGGCCGTTTCATCGAACGGGCCAAAGAGTCGGGATGCCGTATCTCGATCGACGATTTCGGAAGCGGCTATTCGAATTTCAATTATCTCGTCAGCATCGGGGTCGATTATTTGAAAATCGACGGAAGCCTGATCAGAAACATCGATACCGATCCCAATGCCTTCATCACGGTCAAGGCGATCGTGTCGCTGGCTCAGGCGATGGGGATCGAAATCGTGGCCGAATTCGTCCACTCGCAAAGCGTTATGGAAAAGGTCGTATCGCTTGGAATCGAGTTTATGCAGGGGTACCATCTCCACGAACCCGAGCCGCTAGAGACCCTGATCCTCTAA
- a CDS encoding response regulator — protein MSSNVDLIQLTEQTKKLTALVVEDEVVANDLLSSTFKNFFGEVTSAYNGVEALRMYEKVNPDIVFVDIIMPEIDGIELARRIRAINPNQIIIVISASNDIQKISESIEVGVNSFIQKPIDTKKILEMLQNIASLVSKRKKIETKTFSISLPLDIYELVDENAKAESISKNAVIIRALRSFYNN, from the coding sequence ATGTCCTCTAACGTCGATTTGATCCAACTGACCGAACAAACCAAAAAGCTGACCGCACTCGTCGTCGAAGACGAAGTTGTCGCCAACGATCTGCTGAGTTCGACTTTCAAAAACTTTTTCGGCGAAGTGACTTCGGCCTATAATGGCGTAGAAGCGCTTCGTATGTACGAAAAAGTGAATCCAGACATCGTTTTCGTCGACATCATCATGCCCGAGATCGACGGTATCGAGCTGGCACGCCGCATCCGTGCGATCAACCCCAACCAGATCATCATCGTCATTTCGGCTAGCAACGACATCCAGAAAATCTCCGAGTCGATCGAGGTAGGCGTCAACAGCTTTATCCAAAAACCGATCGACACCAAAAAAATCCTCGAAATGCTTCAGAACATCGCGTCGCTAGTTTCCAAACGGAAAAAAATCGAGACCAAAACCTTCTCGATCTCTCTGCCGCTTGACATCTACGAGCTGGTTGACGAAAACGCGAAAGCCGAAAGCATTTCCAAAAACGCCGTCATCATCCGCGCCCTTCGCTCTTTCTACAACAACTGA